The genomic region ACTACTGACCGCAGCCATTAGTGCCGCGATCGCGCTGGTACTGGGAACGCTTTCGGCAACAATAGGAGGCTTAGTTGATGCGATCGTCACTTGGTCGATCGACGTGTTTTTGAGCCTACCCCACCTAGTGTTGCTGATCCTGGTAGCATTTGCGGCTGGTGGTGGTGCTAAAGGCTTGATCGTCGCAATTACCATAACTCACTGGCCTCTGTTAGCAAGAGTTCTTCGCGCTGAAGTGCTACAGGTTAAGAATTCCGATTACGTGCAACTTTCCTCCAAGCTGGGACATTCTCCTGTGTGGATTGCCTGCCATCACATGTTACCCCACTTATGGCCCCAGTTTCTGGTCGGGCTGATTCTGCTATTTCCCCACGCGATTCTGCACGAGGCAGGTCTAACCTTCCTGGGGTTGGGATTACCACCAGAAATACCGGCGATCGGCATTATCCTATCTGAGGCAATGCGTTATTTATCAACTGGTTACTGGTGGCTAGCGGTATTTCCTGGTGTCGCCCTGCTACTTGCTGTCAAAACATTTGATATTCTGGGTCAAAGCTTGCGTGCCTTACTCGAGCCTAAAACTAGTCAAATGTAAAACCCCAGGAGACTTCAGGCATGCTGTCAGTTCAGGAGCTAAGTGTCACCTTTACCGTGTACGAGCAGGGCTTGACTCAAAAACAATTAACTCCCATTACTAGTCTAGATCTGGAAATTGGCACAGGTGAGGTCATAGCTGTTGTTGGTTCGAGCGGCTCGGGTAAAAGTTTGCTAGCCCACGCAGTGCTCGGGATTCTACCCCCAAACGCTACAGTGGGAGGGAAAATAGTGTTTCAAGGCGAGCTGCTGACTCTGCAGCGCCAAACTGCACTACGGGGGCGAGAAATTGCCTTGATTCCGCAGTCAGTTGACTACCTCGACCCCCTCATGCCTGTCGGGCTACAAGTAACTCGCGCCGCGCAGTTGAGTGGTTTGTCCTCCAGAGAAGCAAAACAAGCTGTCAAGCAGGTCTTCAACCGCTATGGGCTGGATTTAGCAGTGCAGCAACTTTATCCATTTCAACTATCGGGAGGAATGGCGCGGCGGGTGCTGGTTGCTACAGCAGCAGTGGGACGGGCAGTTTTGTTGATTGCCGACGAACCTACACCTGGTCTACACCCAGACGTAGTCGTGGAGACGCTTAATCATCTGCGCGAATTAGCTAGCGAGGGCAAGGGAGTACTGTTGATTACCCACGATATTGAAGCAGCACTGCAAGTAGCCGACCGCGTGGCTGTTTTCTATGCCGGCACAACTGTAGAGATTGCCAAGAAAAAAGATTTTGCTAACGGGTTGCTGCGCCATCCCTACACATTGGCGTTATGGCGGTCTCTACCTCGAAATCGCTTTGTCCCAGTACCAGGCTCGCAGCCTAACCCAGACACTTTGCCTGTTGGCTGCCTGTTTGCAGAGCGATGCCCGCTCGCTACAGCGGCTTGCTACGAGGCTCGTCCTCCACTCCGCGAGGTGCGCGGCGGATTAGTCAGGTGTATCCATGCTTAAAGGAGAAAATCTTTGCTTTCGCTACCGAAAAGACCTACCTTGGATTGTGCGGGAGTTCAGCATTGAGGTAGCTCGGGGTGAAATTGTTGGGTTGAGCGGACCTTCAGGCTTCGGCAAGACTACCTTGGGCAAGCTCCTCGCTGGCTATCTCCAACCAAGTGCTGGTAGCGTCACAGTAGATGGAAAGCCCTTGACCATGCGAGGCTACTGTCCAGTACAATTGATTTTTCAACTTCCAGAACTAGCGATCGCCCCCCGCTGGCGCATCGCACGGGTTTTGAACGAAGGCCAGTCTCCAGAACCAGAACTGTTGCGAGCTCTTAACATTGACAAAAGTTGGCTGAGCCGTTGGCCTCACGAACTAAGTAGTGGCGAACTCCAACGGGTGGCAGTAGCTCGCGCCCTCGGCTCTCGTACCCGTTACTTGATTGCTGACGAGATGACAGCCATGCTGGATGCTAATACGCAAGCTTTAATCTGGTCTGCTGTAATTGATTATGCCAAGCAGACCGAGCTGGGCATTTTAGCCATCAGTCACGATGCAGCACTACTTCAACGCCTTTGCCATCGGATCGTTGGCTTGACAAACAGGCATTGTCAAGTTAACGAGGGGGACGGCAGATAGTAGAATTCACTCATATCCTTCGTTTAAGACGCTTTATGTGCCCCAGTTGTTGCAGTGGAAATTTCCGTCAATCGCGGTAGTGTATTAGCCCGGACGGCGCGGAACATTCCGAATCGGCACAGCCCTGTACCGAATGCCAGTCGCATTAACAGAATCGTGGGAACTTCTCGCAGGGACTTGATCAAGCCAGAAACCCCATATTTCATCCACCCCTGAGGGCGAACGATGCCCTGCCAAATTGTATCAAGCCAAGACGGTAGGGTTGGCTCCGTCCAGTCGGCAGTCACCACATCTCCCTCAACCAGTCCCGTTTCTGCTAAAAGCTCGGCAAAGCCTTCGATGCTGGCAAAAGCGGGATGCGACCACTGATCTAGGAGTTGTTGCATCACGGGTTTCTCCCAGAAATTCAGCGGGTAGGAGCGATCGTCTCGCTGATTCCAATCTGCTACTACCAGCACGCCACCAGGCTTGAGCACGCGCAGCAACTCAAGAGCGAAAATTGCTTTGTCGGGCATGTGGGGACCCGCTTCAATTGACCAGACCACATCGAAACTGGCATCTGGAAACGAAAGCGCCATCGCGTCATCCACCAAAAACTGCACGTCCAGTTCCGTTGGGGTTAGCTCCTGAGCGCGTTTGACCTGTTGGGGGCTGATGGTAATTCCAGTGACGGCAAACCCGTAATCCCGTGCCAAAATGCGGCTGCTGCCGCCAATGCCACAACCCACATCTAAGACAGTCGTGCCAGGAGAAAATCGATCTAAACCACCCCAACGCACCATTTCATGCACAAAATCGGATTTAGCTGTCAGAAAATCCTGGCGTTGGGGTGGCGAACCATAATGACCCAAGTGAATGTGTTCGCCCCAGTAAAACTCTAAAATCCCGTCTTCTGTCCATCGATCGTAGGAGTTGGCAACAGAACTAGACGATTGATAACGGCGAGCGGTGAGTAGGTAGAGCGCGATACCTAACGTCAATAGTGCGATTAGAATTCCCAGTCCGAAAGATAAACTCATGAGAAAGCTCGATCGGCATACAGTGATTTAGTCACTCAATCGTTAGATGACTTGATCCAGCGAGAAAACTCACCTGCACAATTAAAGAACGAATGGAGTGGAACCTACCTTAATTAAATCGAATAGATGGTTCAGTGTAGAGTACGCCGCAGAATTCGCTGATAGTTCAGCACAAAAACGTTGTAGAAGGCAAACAGGGCGATCGCCCAAACTACATCTCTCACAAATATCCGCAGAAATACATCAGCCGTAAGACCATGCATTCCCACCCATTGATTTACCAGTAGAATGCTGCTCTGGTAAGCAACAAAACCCAGCAACAGCGCAATTCCCAACCACGCGCTTTGCCCCACCCAACTTTGATGGCTAAACGTCGGCTGGATTGAGGCGATCGATGCAACGACAACAGTCCCCAATCCCATCGTTATGCCCCACAACAAAGCGATCGCGGTGAGCGGATAGTGCCGGATGGTAAAACCGTAGAGTTGGTTGACAAACCAGATTAACACAGCAGCGATCGCTGCCTGTTTGCGGCTGAGGGTGATTCCCGCTAAAGTAGCAAAACTAACCAGTGGCGCATGGGGATAGACGATGCTGCTGGCACTGCCAATCGCGATCAAGCTATAGTACCAAAACTTTTCCATTGTGATCGCTCGATACCTCATTTCCTAATTGTCAACTATGCTGGAAAAATTATCTCCAAAATTAAAGTAGATAAAAAAGTAATACCCACTCCACAAATGACAAAGCCAGCGAACCGCAGCGGCAAACTAGGTTGTTCGGTTGCTTTTTTCAGCACGACTCTGCCAATTAGAAAAGCAGCGATCGCCACCGCTAGTTGAATCACTGTAAAACCCATCAAGTAGGCAATTAAGGGTGTCATCTCGGCACCAAAGATAGCTTCTCCATAGGCGTAGCCATGAAACAACCCGACGATTGCTGTCAATCCAGTTAAAACCCAGCTATTGGGACGATCTTTGAGTGCTAGCAAGATCCCAAATAGCAGTATAGATCCAGAGATCACAAACTCAGCCGCTGGTAATGCCAGTTGCATCAGGTGCAGCCCAGTTCCGAGCATGGCTGCCAGCACAAAGGCGATCGGAATCTTGATTCCCTGACGACTAATTGCGGCAAGTAACCCAACGGACACCACGAAGGCAAAATGGTCAAGCCCGATGACGGGATGAGCCAGTCCCGATGCAAAACCTTCAAAGAAAGTGGTAGGTAGTTTTCCCCCTATTGCATGGTGAGCCAGTGCGGGAGTACCTAGCAAAAGACTCGTAACCGTTAGACTCGCAATTGTCAAAACTGCTAAAAATCCAGCTTGCCCAAGCCTAACGAATTTAAAAGACTGAGAACGTCGATTCATCCGTACCTCGCAGATGAAAAAGAAAAAGTTTACTAGTCTCCAGAGGAGACGCTGCGCGATCGGCGGGCATCCTGACTCAGAGATTCGACGCTCTCATTACAGTTGCGGGACAGCGGCAGATTTGCACTGCTCTTTCCCCCTTGCGTCTGATGGCTGCTCCCCACCAGAACCGATACCACTCTAGAGATTAGCACGATCAAAGCAAACTAATACAGAGTCAGCAAACTACCGCTGATTTGTCAGAAGCCTAAACAATCGTGCTGCGTACTGCAAAGCTATCGGCTTTGGGTAGAGAACCGCAGCTACACGGCAGAACTAGTTTACGTCATATGGTAAAGGAGCGTATTGTAAATTTTCTTTACTTTGGGCGTAAAATCTTCACTTTCGCCTGGACTCATCCATTGGTACAAAGATGACTGCTATGCTCGATGCTAATACCCAAGCTCTCATCAAACAAGCGGTATTAGAATATACCTGTTGCCCTTAATCGAGCGATTTGCGATCGGCTGCTCGATCTATGTAAGGCAATGCGATCGGCTGCAAGCCTCTGAAAATAAATCTGCACTAAGTTTGACAGCTTGTCTTTTGACTTTTCTCTTTGATGTCAATCAAGATTACGAATCGAATTGAGACAAAGTAACTAATTTGATTTTATTTTCAGTAATTATCAAAAGATTTTTGACAATAGTTATTATTCTGATGCGATCGCGAAAATTACGATGAGGAGCATAGGAATGCCAAAGCAACAGATATCTGTGGGGCTGAATGCGATTGTGTCGGTTTTAGTTTCTTTTCCCGCTTATGCAGATGTAGTACAAGTTACTGCCGTACAGCTCAAACAAACAAATGGTGGAGTTGAGGTACTTTTAGAAACTACGGGTGGGGTATCTTCTCAAGTGCTGACAACAAGCTTCGGCAGAACTTTTGTTGCTAATGTTATCAATGCTCAATTGCGCCTACCTTCCGGTAGAGAATTTCGTCAAGAAAATCCCAGTCCAGGTATTGCCTCAGTCGTAGTGACTTCTTCAGGAGCCAATAGCGTTCGAGTTCGAGTCACGGGAGTTGCAGGCGTGCCAAAAAGTCAGGTCGTATCTTCATCTAAAGGATTACTTCTGAGCTTATCTGCACCGCCAGTAGCGGCAGTGCAGCCTACTGTCAAACCAAAGCCTGAACAGCCTCAACGAGAACCGACTACCCCAAATGCCCAACAACCTCAAGCTGAGGCTGAGGAACTACGAGAAATTGTGGTGACAGGCGAGCGAGAAGGATATAGCGTACCAGATGCAACCACAGGAACGAGAACTGACATCCCGCTGCGCGACATTCCACAGTCAATTCAAGTTATCCCCCGTGAGGTGATTGAAGATCGAAATGTCGTGCGTCTGTCAGAATTAGCAGACAATGTTAGCGGCGTACAAGCAGAGCAGGGATATGGGGGATTATCTTCACAAGGTTATCGAATTCGAGGATTTATCACTAATTTTGAAACTCTAAGAAATGGGTTTCCCGATTACGGTTATTTCAGTCCTCGCGATGTTGCTAACGTCGAGCGCGTGGAGTTTCTCAAAGGTCCAGCAGCGGTGTTATATGGTGGTAGCCCAACTCAATATGCGGGTGGTAGCGGCGTTGTCAATACAATTACGAAAAAGCCTTTATCAGAGCCGTTTTACAGGGCAAATTTAACTTATGGAAGTTACGACTTTTTCCGTCCCAGTTTAGATATTAGCGGACCCCTGACAGAAGACAAATCGGTTTTATATCGGTTGAATGTTGCTTATGAAAATGCCGATAGTTTTCGTGATTTTGTCGAGAATGATAGTTTCTTCATTTCACCTGTAGTAGAGGTAAGAATAAGCGATCGCACCAAGCTCTCGTTTGAATACGAATATCAAAAGTACAACTATACATTTGAACAAGGCTTTCCCATAGAGCCAGAAGTTTTGAGATTACCTAGAAGTCGGTTTCTAGGCGAACCAAACTTTGCTGATGGGAATATTACTTTCAACTCATTTACATATAATTTTGAACATGAGTTTAACGACAATCTAAAATTTCGTCAGGGATTTAACGTCCTCGAAGCTAATTTAGACAATGCCGAGCATTTTGCTTACAGTTCCCTGCAAGACGATCGCCGCACGCTCGACCGTGTTTTATATGCATCAGATGAAAAACATAGCAACATCACTCTGCAAAACGAACTTTCTGGCAAATTTTCTACTGGTTCAATTCGTCATACTGTCTTGTTCGGGGTAGATTTAGCTCAAAACGTATTCAACTACATTTTTGCTCCCGAACTAGAATTACCAATAGATATTTTCAATCCGCAGTATGGCGGTACGCTAGTTCCCAACGGAGCGCCAGCCTTTGGCAGAAAAATTGTCTCAGAAAATCTGGGTATATTCGCGCAAAATTTGGTGGAACTAACCCCAAACTTTAAACTATTGTTGGGTGGTCGTCTGGATTTTAATGACTACAGCACAGAAGACCGCGTGACAGATGAATTGCTCGACGAACAATCTAAAACTCGATTTTCGCCACGAATCGGTTTAGTCTATCAACCAGGCGATGCAACTTCCATCTTCTTTAATTGGTCGAACGGTTTTTCGCCACAGTTTCAAGCTCGCAGCCGGACAAATACAGAATTTGAACCGCAAAGGAGCGAACAAATTGAAGTGGGAATCAAGCAAGATTTCAACGAGCGATTAAATGCAACTTTAGCTTTATTTCAAGTTACAAAGCAGAACGTACTGACAGCAGATCCGGTCGATTCATTGTTTAGCACTCAGACAGGCGAACAAAGAAGCCGTGGGATTGAATTCGACCTAGCAGGAGAGATCTCACCAGGCTGGAAAATAATTGCTAACTATGCCTACATTGATGCCGAAGTGACAGAAGATAATACTATTCCCGTAGGCGATCGCTTATTCGGCGTGCCAGAACACAGTGCTGGACTGTGGACGACGTATGAGATTCAAAGTGGAAATTTGCAGGGGTTAGGTTTTGGAGTCGGGTTGTATTTTGTGGACGAACAAGAAGCGGATTTACCGAATACCTTTACTCTCTCTAGTTATGTCAGAGCCGATGCTTCTATTTTTTATCGTCGTAACAATTACAGATTTGCTTTGAATTTTAAGAATATTTCTAATGTTAAATATTACGAGACTGATAGCTATAATCTCGACCCCGCAGCGCCATTTACCGTATTCGGAACAGTAGCTTATGAATTTTAGGCTAGTCAGGTCATAGTACATGAGACGCGATCGCACCTACAAAAATATTCATCTCTTAGCTATTTTGGGATTACTATTGGCATTGCTGGTAAGTTGTCGTATCCCAGGAGTCTCTACAACATCACTAAAAACAGAAAAATATACTCCTGTGACCCTAACAAATTGTGGGTTGACTATAACTTACAAACAGCCGCCACAACGAGTTGTAACCATGACTCAATCTGCAACTGAGGTGATGTTAGCTCTAGGTTTAGACAAACATATAGTTGGTACTGCATACCAAGATAATCCCAGCTTACCAGAGTACCAGCAGGCGTATGCTCGAATTCCCGTGTTGGCGCAGAAGTATCCTTCACAAGAGGTTTTTTTAAGTGTAGAGCCAGATTTTGTTTACACGACAGAGGAAAGTGCTTTTGAGAAAAATGCAATTGGAGCCAGAGAAGAGTTATTAAATATAGGCATCAATTCTTATTTACTACCAATAGAATGCGAGCGCCCAGAGTTAAGACCTCAGCGCGTCACAACGGAAAATCTCTACCAGCAAGTGCGAGAAATTGGGCAGATTTTTGGTGTAAAAGCACGCGCAGAAAAGTTAGTGGTAGAAATGCGATCGCAATTACAAATCACTCAAAAACAATTGGGAAAAGTCAAAAAGCGTCAGCGAATATTTTGGTATGACTCAGAAGATCCGCCCTTAACTGTCTCTAACTGGGGAATACCAGAACGTATCATCGAGTTAGCAGGTGGAGAGAATATTTTCAAAGATATTCAGAAAAAAGAAGCATGGACGATTGTTAATTGGGAAGATGTTATCGAACGTCAACCAGATGTCATTGTATTAATTGATGCTTCGTGGTCGCCTGCGGAAAAAAAGCGCCAATTACTTAAATCTAACCCTGCATATTCTAAGTTAAAAGCCGTGCAACAGAACAAATTCATTGTCTTAGAGTTCAACTACACGATACCAGGAATTAGAAATATTACTGGGGTGAAAAAACTAGCAGCAGCATTGTATCCAGAGCGGTTTAAATAATTCATTGAGGAGATGTAGTGAGCAAAAATTCGTATAACAATCTATGGAGATTGGGATTAGGAATTGGTTTTGTACCTACCTTAGTATTCATCGCTCAACCCGCACGCGCCGACACAATTCAAGTCACGGCAGCGTCACTTAACCCTACAGACAAGGGGATTGAAGTCGTATTAGAAACAGCTGACGATCGGGTTCCCCAAGTATTCACTAGTGCTTATGGCAAAACTTTTGTTGCTAATATTATAAATACTCAATTACGTCTACCTTCTGGTCAAGAATTTCGCCAAGAAAACCCTAGCCGAGATATTGCCTCTGTGGTAGTGACTTCTTTGGGAGCTAACAGCGTTCGAGTCAGAGTCACGGGAGTTGCAGATGCACCAAAAGTACAGCTAAATAGAAGCGATCGCGGTTTGATTTTCAGCCTCACTCCCGCAACAACTCCTACAGCCACTCAACCCACACTAGCAACACTGCAACAGCCAACCCCCACAGCACCACCGAAACCTCAAACAGCAACAGCTCAACCTCCTGCCTCAAATACCGACGAATCACTTGAAATATTAGTGACAGGCGAACGAGAAAGCTATCGAGTACCAAGCTCAACTACGGGAACAAAGCTAGAAGTTCCACAACGGGATATTCCACAGTCGATTCAAGTGATTCCGCGTCAGGTAATTGAAGATCGACAAGTAGTGAGACTAAATGAATTAACTGATAACGTCAGTGGCGTACAGCGAGTCCCAGGCTACGGCGGACTATCTTCTGTTGGGGTACGGATTCGCGGTTTTACGACGCAGTTTGAAACTTTACGGAATGGGTTTCGAGATTTTGGTTATTTAAGTCCACGCGATCTCGCCAACGTCGAACGAGTGGAGGTTCTTAAAGGTCCAGCCTCAGTGCTGTATGGCGGCGGAGTGACTGGTTTTAGCGGACAAATCAATACGATAACCAAAAAACCCCTTGAGGAACCGCTTTATCAAATAAATATGACTGCTGGTAGTTATGACTTTTACCGTCCTACCCTCGATTTTACTGGTTCGCTGACTGGCGATCGCTCTCTACTCTATCGTCTGAATTTAGCGTATGAAAATGCTGATAGTTTTCGCGATTTCAATGGAAATGAAAGCTATCTAATTGCACCTGCACTAACATGGAAAATTGGCGATCGCACTAATTTGACAGTTGAACTTGAGCAACAACATCAAAACTACTTTTTTGATAACGGCTTCCCAGCCGAACCAGAATTCCTCGATCTTCCACGCGATCGCTTTGTGTTGGGAGAACCCGATTTAAATGATGCTGAATGGGACTCGACTTCAATTACCTACAACCTCGAACATGAATTTAGCGACAATTGGAAATTTCGCCAGGGATTTAATGCCACAACAGTAAATGGGAGTACAGCATCGTCATTCTTCGATCCTTTAGAAGCAGATCGCCGTACCCTACCGCGTATCTTTTCCGAATCAGAAGAGTCACAGGAAAACTACTCGCTGCAAAATGAGTTTTTTGGCAAGTTTAATACTGGTTCCGTGCGCCACAATTTCTTATTTGGGGTAGAGTTAGCGAGATACAGATTTGACTTTACTTTCTTCGACGGAGAAATTGACCCGATTGATATTTTAGATCCCGTATACGGAGCAAGACCGAGAAACTTTGCTCCAGGCGATCGCACTGCCTATGGTGCAGACAATCTAGGAATTTATCTTCAAGATTTGGTAGAACTTACACCCAATTTCAAAATTTTAGCAGGAGGTCGCTTCGACCTGAATGATGCCTATCGCGACGAATTTGATGCAGCAGAACAAGACCAAGATGAAACAAACAGCGATTTCTCTCCGCGCCTTGGGATTGTCTATCAGCCGAGTCAAAACACATCTTTATATGCCAGTTACTCTCAATCTTTTGCTCAATTATTACCTAGAAGTCAAATTAACGAACAATTCAAACCCACAACTGGCGAACAGTTTGAAATTGGAGTGAAGCAAGATTTTAACGACAGATTATCAGCTACCTTAGCACTTTACCAGTTGACGCGCCAAAATGTACTAACGACCGATCCTACCGATCCTAATTTTCAGATTCAAACAGGGGAACAAAGAAGTCGTGGAGTTGAATTAGATCTAGCAGGGGAATTACTACCAGGTTGGAACCTGATTGCTACCTACGCTTACACCGATGCCGTTGTGACTGAAGATAATGATATTCCTGAAGGCGATCGCTTAGATGGTACGCCAAAACACAGTGCTAGTCTGTGGACGACTTATCAAATTCAAGATGGTTCCCTACAAGGGTTAGGATTTGGACTAGGGCTAACTTTCCAGGGAGACAGAGAAGCACAAATTCCCAATAGCATCACTCTTCCCTCCTATGTTAGAACAGATGCAGCTATTTTTTACAGGCAGAATAACTACAAAATTGCTCTGAATATCAAAAATCTTTTCAACACTAAGTATTACGAGAGTATTGAGAACTTCTCGATATTTCCTGGCGCACCGACAACAGTGCTAGGAACGGTGTCAGTAGAATTCTAATTGGGAGCATGGAATGAAGTGGCGTAATCTAGCAATCGTTCTCCTATTAGTAATACTTAGCGGATGCGGCGATCGCATAGGAAAACCCATAGCTCAAACTCGTGTTACTGATGCTAACTATAGTCCAGTCAAAATTGATAACTGCGGGATAACTGCAACCTACAAACAGCCTCCTAAACGTGCAGTCGCATTAAACCAACCAGCTACCGAGGTGTTGCTAGCTCTCGGTTTAGAGGAGCGGACGATCGGTACGGCTTACTTAGACGATCGCATTCCACCTCAATATCAAAAAGCATACGAAAAAATTCCCGTCCTTGCCAAGCAGTATCCTTCACGAGAAGTTCTACTCACCAGCGAACCAGATTTTGTCTACGGATCGTTTCCTGGTGCTTTTGGTTCTAACGATCGCCGCGAACGCGAAGATTTATCTCATCTAGGAATTCAATCTTATTTATCACTGCAAAATCAAAGTTTATGCAAAACAAAAGAAAGACCGTTGGAAAATCTATATAATGAAGTTCGCGAGATCGGACGTATTTTTGGAGTAGAAACGCGATCGCAGCAACTGATTGCTTCTTGGCAGGCACAAATTGCAGAAACCCAGAGAAAATTGGGGAAGATAGAAACTCCTAAACGAGTTTTTTGGTATGCCGATGAAGACCCTCCCTATACCGTAACTCAAAGTAGTTTACCAAATCAAATTTTAGAATTAGCAGGTGGTCGTAACATCTTCCAGCTAGGAGGTGAAGATACATACATCAAAGTTAATTGGGAAGATGTCATTACTCGTAATCCAGAGGTAATAGTCATCAGTGAAGCTTTTTGGTCGCTAGCCCAGAGGCAAGTACAATTGTTTCAAACTAACCTTGCTTTCTCGCAACTAAAAGCCGTACAACAGCAGAGATTTATTATCATCAAATACAGACATAGTACGTCGGTCGTTAGTATTGCAGAAGGGATCGGACAACTTGCTCGGGAGTTATATCCAGAGCGATTTAAATGACGAGCAAACTTAATTTTCTATGGCTAATCAACAGCAGTTAAGAAAGCGATCGCAGCGTCAAAGTACTGTTAAAACTAGCCAGCAACGCTATAAGCTGCTGCTAATAGTTTTGTCGATTGCTTTATTAGTCTCCATTACGCTTGCTGTGACGATTGGACCCGTGCCAATCTCACCTTTAAGAGTCTGGGCGATCGCTTTTTCCCAAATTTTCCCCCAGCTCGCGGGAGATTGGTCGCCATCCCAGGTACAAATTGTTTGGTATATCCGCTTTCCCAGAGTCTTGCTGGCATTTGTGATCGGTGCGGGATTATCTGTAGTCGGGGCAACAATGCAAGCTTTGGTTCGCAACTCGATGGCAGATCCTTATCTTCTGGGCGTATCGTCAGGCGCATCTGTAGGAGCTGTTTTAGTGTTGCTGTTTGGTGTATTCTCTGGACTGGGAATCTATGCAGTTTCTGTCGGTGCATTTTTAGGTGCGTTGTTATCTTTTGCGATTGTTTTCCTGTTGGCATTGCGCCAAGGGCGACTTTCTTCCATCCGCTTAATTTTGTCAGGAGTGGCGGTAGCGTATGCGTTTTCTGCACTGACGAGTTTTTTAACTGTTAAAGCAAGTAGTGGTGAGGCAGCAAGAAGAGTCTTGTTTTGGCTGCTGGGTGGATTGTCAGGGGCTAAATGGAGCGATCTGATTCTACCTTCATTGTCTCTCGGTCTGGGATTAACATATTTGTTATTGCAAGGGCGATCGCTTAACTCTTTAATAGTTGGCGAAGAAACAGCAGCAACTTTGGGAACCGACACCAATCGCCTCCGCAAACAATTATTTTTTGTCACATCGTTGTTAACAGGTGTGATGGTTGCTATCAGTGGAGCAATTGGCTTTGTCGGGCTAATGATCCCACATAGTTCTCGGTTACTCGTCGGTTCAGATCATCGGCGCGTATTGCCCGTTAGTTTACTATTAGGAGGGGTGTTTCTGATTTGGTCGGATGTCTTAGCACGTATCCTTGTGGCTCCAGAAGAATTGCCTGTAGGTATCGTCACCGCCTTATTTGGTGCGCCTTTCTTTATTTGGTTAATGCAGCACCAAGGCAGTAAACTGAATGGGAGCAGATGATGGAACTGCAAGTCAAGCAAGCTTCTTGGGGTATTGACGGTAACCAAATTGTCCGTAACATTACTCTAGAAGTCGCATCTGGTGAGTTTGTCGGTTTAATTGGTCCCAATGGTAGCGGTAAATCTAGCTTACTTCGGTGCATCTACCGCGTGCTGACACCTGATGCCGGACTCATTACTCTTAATGGCGATGATATTTGGCAACTGGGTAGCCGTCAAATGGCGCAACGAACTTCAGTCGTGCTGCAAGAAACTCCCAGCGAATTTGATTTTACCGTCGAAGAGATGGTGTTGATGGGTCGTGCGCCGCATCAAAGATTATTCGATCGCGAGACAGAAGCAGATCGGCAAATTGTCCGAGAAGCCATTGCCAAAGTCGGTTTGGAGTCTTTAGCAGGGCGAAACTTTCTCTCCCTCTCAGGTG from Chroococcidiopsis sp. SAG 2025 harbors:
- a CDS encoding ABC transporter substrate-binding protein, whose amino-acid sequence is MKWRNLAIVLLLVILSGCGDRIGKPIAQTRVTDANYSPVKIDNCGITATYKQPPKRAVALNQPATEVLLALGLEERTIGTAYLDDRIPPQYQKAYEKIPVLAKQYPSREVLLTSEPDFVYGSFPGAFGSNDRREREDLSHLGIQSYLSLQNQSLCKTKERPLENLYNEVREIGRIFGVETRSQQLIASWQAQIAETQRKLGKIETPKRVFWYADEDPPYTVTQSSLPNQILELAGGRNIFQLGGEDTYIKVNWEDVITRNPEVIVISEAFWSLAQRQVQLFQTNLAFSQLKAVQQQRFIIIKYRHSTSVVSIAEGIGQLARELYPERFK
- a CDS encoding ABC transporter ATP-binding protein, with the translated sequence MELQVKQASWGIDGNQIVRNITLEVASGEFVGLIGPNGSGKSSLLRCIYRVLTPDAGLITLNGDDIWQLGSRQMAQRTSVVLQETPSEFDFTVEEMVLMGRAPHQRLFDRETEADRQIVREAIAKVGLESLAGRNFLSLSGGEKQRVMVARAIAQQAKFLVLDEPTNHLDIRYQLEILELVKRLGVTVIAALHDLNLAAAYCDRLYVLSAGEVVASGTPQQVLHSKLIRQVYGVNSEVQVHPRTGQLHIIFFGERV
- a CDS encoding iron ABC transporter permease, whose protein sequence is MANQQQLRKRSQRQSTVKTSQQRYKLLLIVLSIALLVSITLAVTIGPVPISPLRVWAIAFSQIFPQLAGDWSPSQVQIVWYIRFPRVLLAFVIGAGLSVVGATMQALVRNSMADPYLLGVSSGASVGAVLVLLFGVFSGLGIYAVSVGAFLGALLSFAIVFLLALRQGRLSSIRLILSGVAVAYAFSALTSFLTVKASSGEAARRVLFWLLGGLSGAKWSDLILPSLSLGLGLTYLLLQGRSLNSLIVGEETAATLGTDTNRLRKQLFFVTSLLTGVMVAISGAIGFVGLMIPHSSRLLVGSDHRRVLPVSLLLGGVFLIWSDVLARILVAPEELPVGIVTALFGAPFFIWLMQHQGSKLNGSR